The following proteins are encoded in a genomic region of Galbibacter sp. BG1:
- the rsmA gene encoding 16S rRNA (adenine(1518)-N(6)/adenine(1519)-N(6))-dimethyltransferase RsmA has protein sequence MGKKKKKFEKKPFQKSEEAKNLVKAKKHLGQHFLKDENIAKQIADTLTLNNYHKVLEIGPGMGVLTKYLLQKEVDVFAMDLDSESIVYLQQNFLLEHPRPIASKYDFEVIEADFLKYDTSKLFGTEPFAITGNFPYNISSQIVFKALELRQQIPEFTGMFQREVAARICEKEGNKTYGILSVLVQAFYKAEYLFTVPPEVFNPPPKVHSGVLRLIRKENFSLPCDEKLFFRVVKAAFGLRRKTLRNSLKVFNLSDNFKEDSIFDRRPEQMSVEDFISLTVRIEEDLASK, from the coding sequence ATGGGTAAAAAGAAAAAGAAATTCGAGAAGAAGCCTTTTCAAAAAAGTGAAGAAGCTAAAAATTTGGTCAAAGCCAAGAAACATTTAGGGCAACACTTTTTAAAAGATGAAAATATAGCCAAACAAATAGCAGACACGCTTACGCTTAATAATTACCACAAGGTTTTGGAGATAGGCCCAGGAATGGGGGTGCTAACTAAATATTTGTTGCAAAAGGAAGTGGATGTCTTTGCGATGGACTTAGACAGCGAATCGATTGTTTATTTGCAACAGAATTTTTTGTTGGAGCATCCGCGGCCAATTGCTTCTAAATATGATTTTGAAGTAATAGAGGCCGACTTTTTAAAGTACGACACTTCCAAGTTATTCGGTACAGAACCTTTTGCCATAACGGGTAATTTTCCGTACAACATTTCTTCGCAAATTGTTTTTAAAGCACTAGAGCTGCGACAACAAATCCCAGAATTTACAGGGATGTTTCAAAGAGAGGTAGCTGCCAGGATCTGTGAAAAAGAAGGCAATAAAACGTATGGGATTTTATCGGTGCTTGTGCAGGCATTTTACAAGGCCGAATATCTTTTTACCGTGCCTCCAGAAGTTTTTAATCCGCCTCCAAAAGTACATTCAGGGGTGCTTCGTTTGATAAGGAAGGAAAATTTTTCCTTGCCTTGTGACGAAAAGCTATTTTTTAGGGTAGTAAAAGCAGCATTCGGACTCCGAAGAAAAACATTACGTAACAGCTTAAAAGTTTTTAATCTCTCCGATAATTTCAAAGAAGATAGTATCTTTGATCGAAGACCCGAACAAATGAGCGTGGAAGACTTTATTTCCCTTACGGTAAGAATAGAAGAAGACTTGGCCTCCAAATAG
- a CDS encoding type II toxin-antitoxin system RelE/ParE family toxin, with protein MKVYLSLLAESKLTKLSEYLLENWGKSARDKFIQKLNKKIFQISKLPESCPSSSEFNNLYKCVVSKQTTFYYRIVKDRDEIEIITIFDSRQNPEKLNKGV; from the coding sequence ATGAAAGTTTATTTATCTCTTTTGGCAGAGTCTAAATTGACCAAATTATCCGAATATTTATTAGAAAATTGGGGTAAAAGTGCTAGAGATAAGTTTATTCAAAAATTAAATAAAAAAATCTTCCAAATCTCTAAGCTTCCAGAAAGCTGTCCTAGTTCTTCCGAGTTTAATAATCTATATAAATGTGTCGTTAGCAAGCAAACTACTTTTTATTATAGGATTGTAAAAGATAGAGATGAAATAGAGATTATTACCATATTCGATTCAAGGCAAAACCCCGAAAAGCTAAATAAAGGGGTTTAA
- a CDS encoding DUF4286 family protein, with translation MYIYNVTINVEEQVHQEWLTWMQEEHIPEMLATRKFTNAKIIKVLVEEEMGGMTYSVQYFTKDKETLEKYYLEDAEALRSKATRKFPNKFVAFRTELQIVSEH, from the coding sequence ATGTATATATACAACGTTACCATAAATGTAGAAGAGCAAGTACACCAAGAATGGTTAACTTGGATGCAAGAAGAACATATTCCAGAAATGCTGGCCACCAGAAAATTTACCAATGCTAAAATAATTAAGGTTTTGGTAGAAGAAGAAATGGGTGGAATGACGTATTCTGTTCAATACTTCACCAAAGACAAGGAAACCTTGGAAAAGTATTATTTGGAGGATGCTGAGGCACTGCGCAGCAAAGCCACCAGAAAATTCCCGAATAAATTTGTGGCGTTTAGAACAGAATTACAAATTGTAAGCGAGCACTAA
- the serS gene encoding serine--tRNA ligase, with amino-acid sequence MLQVQFIRDNKEEVIKRLQVRNIDASVIDAVLSLDEERRALQAKLDNTLAESNKLSKEIGGYFKSGDVAKANELKAETGVLKETSKTLTEELNSKADALTNLLYTIPNIPHTSVPIGNTEEDNEEVFKEGEVPRLDGDALPHWELAKKYDIIDFDLGAKVTGAGFPVYKGKGARLQRALIAYFLDKNTEAGYIEHQVPHLVNEASGFGTGQLPDKEGQMYHVQADDLYLIPTAEVPLTNMFRDEIVLESDLPICITGYTPCFRREAGSYGAHVRGLNRLHQFDKVEIVRVEKPENSYKALDGMVEHIKGILNELKLPYRILRLCGGDIGFTAALTFDFEVYSTAQERWLEISSVSNFEAYQSNRLKLRFKDENGKSVLAHTLNGSSLALPRVLAGILENYQTPDGIKVPEVLVPYTGFEMIS; translated from the coding sequence ATGCTTCAAGTACAGTTTATTAGAGACAACAAGGAAGAGGTAATTAAGCGTTTACAGGTAAGAAATATAGACGCTTCCGTTATCGATGCTGTCCTTTCCTTGGACGAAGAGCGCCGAGCGCTTCAGGCAAAACTAGACAACACATTGGCCGAGTCTAATAAACTTTCCAAAGAAATTGGAGGATACTTTAAAAGTGGGGATGTAGCAAAAGCGAATGAACTTAAGGCAGAGACCGGGGTTTTAAAAGAAACCTCTAAAACCCTCACTGAAGAGTTAAATAGTAAAGCAGATGCGCTAACCAATTTGCTTTACACCATCCCGAATATTCCACATACTTCTGTTCCTATAGGAAATACAGAAGAAGATAATGAAGAAGTTTTTAAAGAAGGGGAAGTACCACGATTAGATGGTGACGCACTTCCGCATTGGGAATTGGCCAAGAAATACGATATTATCGATTTTGATTTGGGAGCCAAGGTTACCGGTGCAGGATTTCCTGTTTATAAAGGTAAGGGGGCTAGATTGCAACGTGCCCTAATAGCTTATTTTCTTGATAAAAATACAGAGGCCGGTTATATAGAGCACCAAGTGCCACATTTGGTAAACGAAGCTTCTGGATTTGGTACTGGGCAATTGCCGGATAAAGAAGGGCAAATGTATCATGTACAGGCAGACGATCTATATTTAATTCCTACCGCAGAAGTACCATTGACCAATATGTTTCGTGATGAAATTGTTTTAGAAAGCGATTTGCCAATTTGCATTACTGGGTATACACCTTGCTTTAGGAGAGAAGCAGGGAGTTATGGCGCTCACGTACGTGGGTTGAATAGACTGCACCAGTTTGACAAAGTGGAAATTGTTCGTGTGGAAAAACCTGAAAATTCCTATAAGGCATTAGATGGTATGGTGGAACATATAAAGGGTATTTTAAATGAATTGAAACTTCCATACAGAATATTAAGACTGTGTGGTGGGGATATTGGTTTCACCGCGGCTTTAACATTCGATTTTGAAGTCTATTCCACGGCGCAGGAGCGTTGGTTGGAAATTAGCTCTGTTTCCAATTTTGAAGCTTACCAATCCAATCGCTTAAAACTTCGCTTTAAGGATGAAAATGGAAAGAGCGTTTTGGCGCATACTCTAAATGGAAGTTCTTTGGCATTGCCAAGGGTGTTGGCCGGGATTTTAGAGAACTACCAAACACCAGATGGAATAAAAGTACCAGAGGTTTTAGTGCCTTATACAGGTTTCGAAATGATATCGTAA
- a CDS encoding bifunctional riboflavin kinase/FAD synthetase — translation MIIKRNLFDKEENYYTVVTVGTYDGVHVGHRKIIDKLVANAKANDLKSTILTFFPHPRMVLQQASDLKLLNTLEEKISILKETGLDQLIIHPFTKDFSRLTAEDYVKDVLVESINAKKVIIGYDHRFGRNRTATIDDLIKFGEKYDFEVEQISVEEVDEVSVSSTKIRNALNEGDIKTANTFLGYSYMLTGVITQGKGLGKQIDFPTANIHIKEKYKLIPKKGVYVVRSNFGETPVYGMMNIGYNPTVNGDKKTIEVHFLNFSEDLYDKEVRVELLERLRDEKRFDSIQELKNQLIKDKEATLSYVEKNHAE, via the coding sequence GTGATTATAAAGCGTAATCTTTTTGATAAAGAAGAGAATTACTACACGGTAGTAACAGTGGGTACATATGATGGGGTGCATGTAGGGCATCGAAAAATAATAGATAAATTAGTGGCAAATGCCAAAGCAAACGATTTAAAATCTACCATCTTAACTTTTTTTCCGCATCCACGAATGGTGCTGCAGCAGGCAAGCGATTTAAAACTCTTAAATACGCTGGAAGAGAAGATTTCTATTTTAAAAGAAACAGGACTAGACCAATTGATAATTCACCCTTTTACTAAGGATTTTTCAAGATTGACCGCAGAAGACTATGTGAAAGATGTATTGGTGGAAAGCATTAATGCGAAAAAGGTAATTATTGGCTACGATCATCGTTTCGGGAGAAATAGAACCGCTACCATAGATGACTTGATAAAGTTTGGAGAGAAATACGATTTTGAGGTTGAACAAATTTCTGTGGAAGAAGTAGATGAGGTCTCGGTAAGCTCAACAAAAATTAGAAATGCCTTAAATGAAGGGGATATAAAAACCGCCAATACCTTTTTAGGGTATTCGTATATGCTCACTGGCGTAATAACCCAGGGCAAAGGATTGGGCAAGCAAATCGACTTCCCAACAGCTAATATTCATATAAAGGAGAAATATAAACTCATCCCAAAGAAAGGGGTTTATGTTGTACGAAGCAATTTCGGGGAAACACCTGTTTATGGAATGATGAATATTGGGTATAATCCAACGGTAAATGGCGACAAGAAAACCATAGAGGTTCACTTTTTAAACTTTAGTGAAGATCTTTACGATAAAGAAGTACGGGTGGAGCTACTGGAACGCCTTCGTGATGAAAAGAGGTTTGATTCCATTCAAGAATTGAAAAATCAACTAATTAAAGATAAGGAAGCTACGTTGTCTTACGTAGAAAAAAACCATGCTGAATAA
- a CDS encoding reprolysin-like metallopeptidase, whose protein sequence is MRNTAKFFSVLCILLYSLSTYSQTNYAWSSPRTIQSNKLLKTASQTPGFQLNLAQLRSDLKQIDNKSQNLSRKANSMTMSFPTINGKKENYKITEHAVLSRKLAAKFPAIKSYRGVSTENPLKRIYFSIDSKNFHGLIRDNSKTILINPSETEKDTYYFAEKSNFKPTDFECKVMDSNSNEANLKDGVYAAKPVDDGRLRTYRMALACTAEYADFHIEAAQVTTGTTIQKKEAVLAAMNNSITRINSVYENDLSIRLELIPNNDELIFLDPNTDGLTNGDGQELIQEIQEVIDNIIGINNYDIGHVFSTTPSGGDGIAQLGSVCTPNKARGVTAYFSPVGDAYDIDFVAHEIGHQFGATHTFNNLCNSNRSLATAVEPGSGSTIMAYAGICPSNVQGNSDAYFHAISISQIWDNITQGRSTCAELENIPNSAPVIAPLNNYTIPAGTAFVLDASVTDGNGDILTYSWEQQNNEVSVQPPMPDSNGGPLFRSYPPTLSSKRYFPRESDILNNNLSPTWEVIPSVSRTMNFSLLVRDNNPNGGQNARSDLKVSTVNTGETFAITSQTEPENLLGGSVYTVNWSVASTNKIPINSNFVNIYLIIDNDLDNPVLLSENTKNDGTKQVVIPGDITTTNARIMVKASNNIFFAINEAVLSIQPSNFALLFNTLEYNICQPNTVEIPFTYHAYNSFNETVSFSTTNVPAGLNVSFSAPSAVNSDTDIVIDINGTENLALGSNSFNVVATASGGEVKEYPIDLRIYSDTFEDLTLSSPADNETDVSLSPIVSWEPYDNANQYEVQISEVSNFSTILFSEIVNINEYQVPQLEETQTYFWRVKPINTCGEGSFSTPFSFITVNISCDTFTNDKAVNIPSEGANSVTSKINILQDGFLNNITVSVNITHTWLEDLSLSLISPSGTVIPLLSEQCGEQNDIVAVFSDEGGIPNCQNSIPSLSGTIKPEEALSKINGEPAKGVWRLKVDDANDEDGGTINSFELNICIDGDFIPDTDQDGVLDPDDNCPNTPAGSKVDINGCEIFSIPADNYNITITDESCRESNNGNIFVNVSENLNYTVTLSGNTFNDTKDFTDTVLFEGLSSGTYNLCFTTAANGNYQQCFEVVVNEPLPLNVFTSKELEENKVTLSLSGSNIYTIELNNTIYKTDKNTFEITLKKGINNLKVTGDKDCQGIYQELIISNGELSLLPNPVTDIATVYTSSINKEASISVYDISGQLVFSNTYKTNGNGKIELNLSNLPSGLYLMKIDNEETSKTLKVIKK, encoded by the coding sequence ATGAGAAATACCGCCAAATTTTTTAGCGTTTTATGTATTTTACTATACTCACTATCAACATATTCACAAACTAATTATGCGTGGTCGTCTCCACGTACCATTCAATCAAACAAACTCTTAAAAACAGCCTCACAAACTCCTGGCTTCCAGTTAAATCTCGCACAATTAAGGTCGGATTTAAAGCAGATCGACAACAAAAGTCAGAATCTTTCCAGAAAAGCCAATTCGATGACCATGAGCTTCCCAACGATTAATGGGAAAAAAGAAAATTATAAAATAACCGAGCATGCTGTTCTTTCCAGGAAACTGGCGGCAAAATTTCCAGCTATAAAATCCTATCGTGGAGTCTCAACGGAAAATCCGTTAAAAAGAATCTATTTTTCCATCGATTCCAAAAATTTTCATGGTCTTATAAGGGACAATAGCAAGACTATTCTCATCAACCCTTCGGAAACAGAAAAAGATACTTACTATTTTGCGGAAAAGTCCAATTTTAAACCTACCGATTTTGAATGCAAGGTTATGGACTCCAACTCAAATGAAGCAAACTTAAAAGATGGTGTGTACGCCGCCAAACCTGTAGATGACGGAAGGTTAAGAACTTACAGAATGGCTTTGGCCTGTACCGCAGAATATGCCGATTTCCATATTGAAGCCGCTCAAGTTACTACTGGTACCACAATACAAAAGAAAGAAGCGGTGCTTGCTGCCATGAATAACAGCATTACAAGAATTAACAGCGTTTATGAAAATGATTTGTCCATTCGCTTAGAGCTTATCCCTAATAACGACGAACTGATATTTTTAGATCCCAACACCGATGGACTTACGAATGGAGACGGACAGGAACTTATACAGGAAATACAGGAAGTTATAGATAATATAATAGGCATAAACAATTACGATATTGGTCACGTATTTAGCACCACTCCTTCTGGTGGTGATGGTATTGCACAGCTTGGATCGGTATGTACCCCGAATAAGGCAAGAGGAGTAACCGCTTACTTTTCTCCCGTTGGAGATGCTTACGATATTGATTTTGTAGCCCATGAAATTGGACATCAATTTGGAGCTACCCATACTTTTAACAACCTATGTAACTCCAATAGAAGCTTAGCAACAGCCGTAGAGCCAGGAAGTGGCTCAACCATTATGGCATATGCCGGAATTTGCCCCAGCAATGTACAGGGAAATAGCGATGCCTACTTTCACGCAATTAGCATTTCACAAATTTGGGACAACATAACACAAGGAAGGAGTACATGCGCCGAATTGGAAAACATCCCTAATTCCGCTCCAGTAATTGCCCCTTTAAATAATTACACCATTCCCGCTGGAACCGCTTTTGTATTAGATGCCAGTGTAACGGATGGCAATGGAGATATCCTAACATATAGTTGGGAGCAACAAAACAACGAAGTTTCGGTACAACCACCTATGCCAGATTCCAACGGAGGTCCTTTATTTAGGTCTTATCCCCCCACACTATCGTCCAAAAGATATTTCCCTAGAGAAAGCGATATCTTAAACAACAACCTTTCTCCTACATGGGAGGTTATCCCAAGTGTGAGTAGAACGATGAATTTTTCTCTATTAGTGAGGGACAATAACCCAAATGGCGGACAAAATGCCAGAAGTGATCTTAAAGTATCTACAGTTAATACAGGCGAAACTTTTGCCATTACCTCGCAAACGGAACCAGAGAATCTTCTCGGCGGTTCGGTCTACACGGTGAATTGGAGTGTTGCGAGCACCAATAAAATCCCTATCAACAGTAACTTTGTAAATATTTATTTGATAATTGATAACGATTTAGATAATCCCGTTTTACTATCAGAAAACACCAAAAACGACGGCACCAAGCAAGTGGTTATTCCAGGGGATATTACTACTACCAACGCTAGAATAATGGTTAAGGCTTCCAACAATATCTTTTTTGCCATTAATGAGGCCGTACTTAGCATACAACCATCCAATTTTGCACTTTTGTTCAATACCTTGGAATACAATATCTGCCAGCCTAATACCGTGGAAATTCCTTTCACCTACCATGCTTACAACTCGTTTAATGAAACAGTTTCCTTTTCCACCACCAATGTACCTGCGGGTTTAAACGTGAGTTTTAGCGCCCCTAGTGCAGTAAACAGCGATACTGATATTGTAATAGATATTAATGGAACTGAAAACCTAGCCCTTGGCAGTAATAGTTTCAATGTAGTAGCAACCGCATCTGGAGGGGAAGTAAAGGAATACCCGATAGACCTTAGAATCTATTCCGATACTTTTGAAGATTTGACCCTTTCTTCACCAGCAGACAATGAAACCGATGTTTCTTTATCACCCATTGTAAGTTGGGAACCCTACGATAATGCAAATCAATATGAAGTTCAAATTTCCGAAGTATCCAACTTCAGTACCATTCTATTTTCAGAAATTGTAAATATTAACGAATACCAAGTTCCGCAATTGGAAGAAACCCAAACCTATTTTTGGCGGGTAAAACCAATAAACACTTGTGGAGAAGGTAGCTTTAGCACCCCTTTCAGCTTTATAACTGTAAATATCTCATGTGATACTTTCACCAATGATAAAGCTGTAAACATACCTAGTGAAGGTGCCAACTCGGTAACATCTAAAATAAATATTTTGCAGGATGGATTTTTGAATAACATTACCGTTTCGGTAAACATAACCCATACTTGGCTAGAAGATCTTAGCCTGAGCCTTATTTCCCCATCTGGCACCGTTATTCCACTTCTTTCTGAACAATGTGGCGAACAAAACGATATAGTTGCGGTTTTTAGTGACGAAGGTGGAATCCCAAATTGCCAAAACAGCATTCCTTCACTCTCTGGAACGATTAAGCCGGAAGAAGCCTTGTCTAAAATAAATGGGGAGCCTGCCAAAGGAGTTTGGCGCCTTAAAGTTGATGACGCGAACGACGAAGATGGAGGAACAATAAACTCCTTCGAGCTGAATATTTGTATAGATGGCGATTTTATACCAGACACCGATCAAGATGGAGTTTTGGATCCCGATGACAATTGCCCGAATACGCCGGCTGGATCTAAAGTAGACATTAATGGATGTGAGATTTTTAGCATCCCTGCAGATAATTACAACATCACCATTACCGATGAATCGTGCAGGGAAAGCAACAATGGGAATATTTTTGTGAATGTTTCAGAAAACTTAAACTATACTGTCACCCTCAGCGGCAACACTTTTAATGACACCAAAGATTTTACTGATACCGTTTTATTTGAAGGACTTAGCTCTGGCACTTACAACCTATGCTTTACCACTGCTGCCAACGGCAACTACCAGCAATGTTTTGAGGTTGTCGTAAATGAACCGCTCCCACTAAATGTTTTTACCAGTAAAGAACTGGAAGAAAACAAGGTGACCTTATCGCTTTCCGGTAGCAATATTTATACGATAGAACTAAACAACACTATTTATAAAACAGATAAAAACACATTCGAAATTACTCTTAAAAAAGGAATAAACAACCTTAAAGTAACCGGAGATAAAGATTGCCAAGGTATTTACCAAGAGCTAATAATTTCAAATGGAGAGCTAAGCTTATTACCAAATCCTGTTACAGACATAGCTACTGTCTACACTTCTTCCATAAATAAAGAAGCTAGTATTTCGGTCTATGATATTAGCGGACAGTTAGTATTTTCCAACACCTACAAAACCAATGGGAACGGAAAGATAGAACTCAATTTAAGTAATTTACCATCTGGTTTGTACCTTATGAAAATAGACAATGAAGAAACCTCTAAAACATTAAAGGTTATAAAAAAATAA
- a CDS encoding tetratricopeptide repeat protein, translating into MVLSIKAQDEAIAQQYFNKGDYEKAIVYYEKLYKRNSSNRNYLISLVTSYQQAGQPEKAEEVLLKKLEGNNIYPILFVETGYNYQLMDAPKKANLYYDKAVESLNENPNYAFAVGNAFKNKALLDYAIATYKKGMELNPKLNFNYDLAYIYGEKGDIENMYEMYLDLMLERENLKGNIKRNLSRFISSDLSDENNELFKKILLQRLQTNPNLLWNELLSWLFIQQGAYKSAFAQEKAIYKRSPETSLNSIIDLAQIASENEDYETTESIYEFIVSQTNDQQLLIFSKLQLINMALDRGSKKDFDAIENQFREMLSEYGYTPQTVQVQVDYAQFLAFNLNDTETSLKVLKDALQLPLDKFSEAQVKMAMADVMVYDEKFNQALIYYSQVQKDLKNDVLGQQARFKVAQTSFYKGDFDWAETQLKVLKSSTSQLIANDALQLKLLISDNKLEDSTQTALKLYAKADLLAYQKNDEQAISLLEEIVTQHKGESIEDEALLKQGMLYTKKGAYDKAALNYTKIIEFYPSDILMDDALYRLAILYRDELQKPEEVKKLLERIIFDHEDSIYFVDARKAYREMRGDVLE; encoded by the coding sequence ATGGTCTTAAGTATAAAAGCTCAAGACGAAGCCATCGCGCAACAATATTTCAACAAAGGAGATTATGAAAAGGCTATTGTTTATTACGAAAAACTATATAAAAGGAACTCCAGCAACCGTAACTACTTAATCTCTTTGGTCACTTCATATCAGCAAGCAGGTCAGCCTGAGAAAGCAGAAGAAGTACTACTGAAAAAACTGGAAGGCAATAACATATACCCCATCCTTTTTGTGGAAACCGGTTATAATTATCAATTAATGGATGCGCCTAAAAAAGCCAATCTTTATTATGATAAAGCCGTGGAAAGTTTAAATGAGAATCCGAATTACGCCTTTGCGGTTGGGAATGCTTTTAAAAATAAAGCGTTGTTGGATTATGCAATCGCTACCTACAAAAAAGGAATGGAACTTAACCCTAAGCTCAATTTTAATTACGACCTCGCCTATATTTACGGGGAAAAGGGAGATATTGAAAACATGTACGAAATGTACTTGGATCTTATGTTGGAACGCGAGAACTTAAAGGGAAATATCAAAAGGAATTTAAGCAGGTTTATATCGAGCGATCTTTCCGATGAAAACAACGAACTTTTTAAAAAGATCCTGCTTCAACGATTGCAAACTAATCCTAATTTGCTTTGGAACGAACTTTTGAGTTGGCTGTTTATTCAGCAAGGGGCCTACAAAAGTGCTTTTGCCCAAGAAAAGGCTATTTATAAACGCTCACCAGAGACTTCGTTGAATTCAATTATCGATTTGGCGCAAATAGCTTCAGAAAATGAAGATTACGAAACGACGGAAAGCATTTATGAGTTTATTGTATCACAAACAAACGATCAACAATTACTAATTTTCAGTAAACTTCAGTTAATAAATATGGCTTTGGATCGTGGGAGTAAAAAAGATTTCGATGCCATAGAAAATCAGTTTAGAGAAATGTTGAGCGAGTATGGTTATACTCCGCAAACGGTTCAAGTTCAAGTAGACTATGCTCAATTTTTGGCCTTTAATTTAAACGATACAGAGACGTCCTTAAAAGTTTTAAAGGATGCATTGCAGCTCCCACTTGATAAATTTTCGGAGGCACAAGTGAAAATGGCTATGGCCGATGTTATGGTTTATGATGAAAAATTTAACCAAGCTTTAATTTACTACTCCCAAGTACAAAAAGATTTAAAAAATGATGTTTTAGGACAACAGGCACGTTTTAAAGTAGCACAGACAAGTTTTTATAAAGGCGATTTCGATTGGGCCGAAACGCAATTAAAGGTCTTAAAATCATCCACCTCTCAACTTATCGCCAACGATGCCTTGCAGTTGAAACTGTTGATTTCTGACAATAAATTGGAAGATTCCACGCAAACAGCCCTAAAATTATACGCAAAAGCCGACTTGCTGGCGTATCAAAAAAACGATGAACAGGCAATCTCCTTGTTAGAAGAAATAGTAACGCAACACAAGGGAGAGTCTATAGAGGATGAAGCATTGCTGAAACAGGGGATGTTGTATACCAAAAAGGGAGCGTACGATAAAGCAGCCCTAAATTATACAAAAATTATAGAATTTTACCCCAGCGATATTTTAATGGACGACGCACTTTATCGTTTAGCCATACTCTATCGGGATGAGCTGCAAAAACCGGAAGAAGTTAAGAAACTGTTGGAACGAATAATCTTTGATCATGAAGATAGTATTTATTTTGTGGATGCTAGAAAGGCGTATCGGGAGATGCGCGGGGATGTACTTGAATAA
- a CDS encoding HTTM domain-containing protein, with the protein MLNKLLFTRIDNVSLVVFRVFFGLLIFLEAIGAIFTGWVKRTLIDPKFTFNFIGLDFLQPLPGNGMYFYFALMGLFGLLVMVGFKYRYSMGAFTLMWAGVYFMQKNSYNNHYYLLVLLCLLMLVLPANRYFSLDAKINPSIKRISMPRWCKWLIIIQIWIVYTYAAVAKLYSDWLDISVVEMLMKPRAHYLIIGDLLQERWVHYLIAYIGILFDLLIVPLLLFKKTRKWAFFASIFFHLFNSIVFQIGIFPYMSLAFSLFFFEPKTIRDLFLKKKELYTGNEVIIPSYRKALLIIGGIYFAIQIALPLRHWFIKGDVLWTEEGHRLSWRMMLRGKSGHISFKLVNNTTGKVTYVNLRDYLSPKQQRIITSKPDVIWQFAQRIKKEYRAKGEDISLYAVSSKVSVNGGELKPFIKPNVDLANEPWHYFSHEEWIYPYEINTSNLK; encoded by the coding sequence ATGCTGAATAAACTTCTGTTTACTAGAATAGATAATGTTTCTCTCGTAGTTTTTAGGGTCTTTTTTGGCCTGCTTATTTTTTTAGAGGCCATTGGGGCCATTTTTACAGGTTGGGTTAAGCGAACACTAATAGACCCTAAGTTTACTTTTAATTTTATAGGCTTAGATTTTTTGCAGCCATTGCCAGGGAACGGCATGTACTTTTACTTTGCCCTAATGGGGCTTTTTGGCCTCTTGGTTATGGTCGGTTTTAAGTATCGTTACAGTATGGGGGCATTTACCCTTATGTGGGCGGGAGTTTATTTTATGCAAAAAAACTCGTACAACAATCATTATTATTTATTGGTTTTACTATGTCTTTTAATGTTGGTCTTGCCGGCGAACCGCTATTTTTCGTTAGATGCCAAAATTAACCCCTCAATTAAAAGAATATCGATGCCCCGATGGTGCAAATGGTTGATAATTATTCAAATTTGGATTGTCTACACCTACGCTGCCGTTGCAAAACTATATTCAGACTGGTTGGATATTTCTGTGGTGGAAATGCTCATGAAACCAAGGGCACATTATCTTATAATTGGCGATTTGCTTCAAGAGCGGTGGGTACATTACTTAATTGCCTATATCGGTATTTTATTCGATTTGCTTATTGTCCCTTTACTGCTTTTCAAAAAAACTAGAAAATGGGCCTTTTTTGCTTCTATATTTTTCCATTTATTCAATTCCATTGTGTTTCAAATAGGTATTTTCCCTTATATGTCGTTGGCATTTAGCTTGTTCTTTTTTGAACCCAAAACTATTCGGGATTTATTTCTGAAGAAAAAGGAATTGTATACAGGCAATGAAGTGATAATACCTAGTTACAGAAAAGCGTTGCTTATTATTGGAGGTATTTATTTTGCAATCCAAATAGCATTACCATTGCGTCATTGGTTCATAAAGGGAGATGTGCTATGGACGGAAGAAGGACATCGATTGAGTTGGCGGATGATGCTAAGGGGGAAATCGGGACATATTTCTTTCAAATTGGTCAATAATACTACTGGAAAAGTAACTTATGTAAACCTAAGGGATTACCTCTCCCCAAAACAACAACGTATAATTACCTCTAAGCCAGACGTTATCTGGCAGTTTGCACAACGCATTAAAAAAGAATACCGAGCAAAGGGAGAAGATATAAGCTTATATGCGGTGTCCAGCAAGGTAAGTGTAAATGGTGGTGAGTTGAAACCTTTTATAAAGCCTAATGTAGATTTGGCCAACGAACCATGGCACTATTTTTCCCACGAGGAATGGATTTATCCTTATGAAATTAATACCAGTAACTTAAAATAA